Part of the Chloroflexota bacterium genome is shown below.
TTCGACTTTTCGGTAATAATCGGGCGACGCAATACATCATAAATCGTGGTCATTTCGCCCTCCTCAACCCAGGAATGCGGCGATGACATCCAACGCCGCCAGCGGCATCACGACCTTGTCGTAGCCCAGGAGGTCACGGATGTTGAGATAGTGAGCCACCAAGGTTTTAGCGTAAGGCAGGTTGTTCGCCGAGCGGGCAACGTTCTCCCACTGCTCATTGGCCTTGGGGCTTTCGGGAAGCAAAATCAGCGCGCTGGCCTCCTCGCCCACCAGGTTCTGCAACACCTCGGCCATGCGGCGCGTTTTCGGCTCAGGGAAGTCTAAATCTTCCACCACGACCACATTCGCCTCGGCCGCCTTGACCGAAAGGGCGGAACGCAGCGCCGCGCGGCGCATCTTCTTGGGCATATCCAGCGTGTACTTGCGGGGCTTTGGGGTATGCACCTTGCCGCCGCCGACCCACTGAGGCGAGCGAATGGAACCCTGCCGAGCCCGGCCGGTGCCTTTTTGGCGCCACGGTTTGCGCCCACCACCGGAAACCTCACCGCGTCCTTTCGTGCTGTGCGTGCCCAAGCGGGCATTCGCCATCTGCCGCACGTAAGCCTGGTGCATCAAATCAGGCCGAATGGGGGCCTCGAAGATGGCGGCGGGGAGTTCCACCTCGCGCACCTTTTGCCCTTCCATGTTATACACATCCACTTTCATGGCTCTGCTCCGAATCCCTAATTCTTCCGGGCCGCGCGGATGAGCACCAGGCCGCCCTTGGGGCCAGGCACACCACCCTTCACAGCCAACAGGTTGCGTTCCGGGTCCACCAGGACCACCTCAAGCCCCATCACGGTGACGCGGTTCGCGCCCATGTGACCAGGGCCGCGGTTGCCCTTCATCGTGCGGCCGGGGGTCGAGCCCGCCCCACGAGAACCGGGGGCGCGCCAACGATCCGACTGACCGTGGGTTTTGGGGCCGCCGCCGAAGCCAAAACGCTTCACACCGCCCTGGAAACCCCGGCCTTTGCTGGTGCCGATGACATCAACCCGCTCACCGACAGCGAAGCGCTCCACCGTCACCGTATCCCCCTCCTCGACGTCCGGGTCTTTTACCCGGAATTCGCGCAAATAGCGCAGCGGCGGCACGCCCACCCGCTTCAGGTGGCCCAACTGGCCGCCGGTCAACCGCTTGGGGTTGACTTCCTGGAAACCCAATTGCACCGC
Proteins encoded:
- a CDS encoding 50S ribosomal protein L3, with the translated sequence MFKGLIGKKIGMTQIFNEDGAAIPVTLIEAGPCYVTQVRRPEKDGYSAVQLGFQEVNPKRLTGGQLGHLKRVGVPPLRYLREFRVKDPDVEEGDTVTVERFAVGERVDVIGTSKGRGFQGGVKRFGFGGGPKTHGQSDRWRAPGSRGAGSTPGRTMKGNRGPGHMGANRVTVMGLEVVLVDPERNLLAVKGGVPGPKGGLVLIRAARKN
- a CDS encoding 50S ribosomal protein L4 produces the protein MKVDVYNMEGQKVREVELPAAIFEAPIRPDLMHQAYVRQMANARLGTHSTKGRGEVSGGGRKPWRQKGTGRARQGSIRSPQWVGGGKVHTPKPRKYTLDMPKKMRRAALRSALSVKAAEANVVVVEDLDFPEPKTRRMAEVLQNLVGEEASALILLPESPKANEQWENVARSANNLPYAKTLVAHYLNIRDLLGYDKVVMPLAALDVIAAFLG